A DNA window from Drosophila sechellia strain sech25 chromosome X, ASM438219v1, whole genome shotgun sequence contains the following coding sequences:
- the LOC6618584 gene encoding protein TIS11: MSADILQKSREQDDSHYFERGDISKYVTMNDHLGDFDCIDREVRKEIRMLLTHGANLEQQHQQQPHRHHGGLTRTISQPAQLIQQQQHQQQQQQQQPAVASLVTITENLGNMNLHRKLERTQSEPLPPQQPMNTSRYKTELCRPFEEAGECKYGEKCQFAHGSHELRNVHRHPKYKTEYCRTFHSVGFCPYGPRCHFVHNADEARAQQAAQAAKSSPQSQSQQSSSQNFSPKSSQSSNQSSNSSSSSSSSGGGGNSNNNNGSQFYLPLSPPLSMSTGSDRESPTGSLSLSPTNSMTSFPFHDALQHGYLASNGAKSNSSASSTSSASGMGLGMSIGMGQGMIIGQGLGMGHHGPATPPESPNVPISPVHTPPPYDVTVNGSGAGNNTVGSKQLLQKSVSTPMQQEDTPRLPVFNRLSSGVEAYQQQSNLGL; this comes from the exons ATGAACGATCACTTGGGTGATTTCGATTGCATCGACCGCGAGGTGCGGAAGGAAATAAGGATGCTGCTCACCCACGGCGCTAACttggagcagcagcaccagcagcagccacatcgCCACCATGGCGGCCTCACACGCACCATTTCACAGCCGGCCCAGCtcatccagcagcagcaacaccaacagcagcagcaacagcagcagccagctGTAGCCAGTCTGGTGACCATCACCGAGAACCTGGGCAACATGAACCTGCACCGCAAGCTGGAGCGAACCCAGTCGGagccactgccgccacagcAGCCGATGAACACATCCAG ATACAAGACCGAGCTGTGCCGTCCGTTCGAGGAGGCCGGGGAATGCAAGTACGGCGAGAAGTGCCAGTTCGCCCATGGAAGCCACGAGCTGCGAAACGTGCACCGTCATCCCAAGTACAAGACGGAGTACTGCCGCACCTTCCACAGCGTGGGCTTCTGTCCCTACGGACCGCGCTGTCACTTTGTTCACAATGCGGACGAGGCCCGCGCCCAACAGGCGGCCCAGGCAGCCAAGTCCTCCCcccagtcgcagtcgcagcagTCGTCGTCGCAGAACTTCTCGCCGAAGAGCAGCCAGAGCAGCAATCAAAGCAGcaacagtagcagcagcagcagcagcagcggcggtggcggcaacagcaacaacaacaacggtaGCCAGTTCTATCTGCCGCTGAGCCCACCGCTGAGCATGAGCACAGGATCGGACCGGGAATCGCCCACCGGATCACTGTCCCTCAGCCCCACCAACTCGATGACCAGCTTCCCGTTCCACGATGCCCTGCAGCATGGGTATTTGGCCTCGAATGGCGCCAAGAGCAACAGTTCCGCCTCGTCCACATCATCGGCCTCTGGAATGGGTCTGGGCATGAGCATTGGCATGGGCCAGGGCATGATCATCGGTCAGGGCTTGGGAATGGGACATCATGGACCGGCCACACCGCCGGAGAGCCCCAATGTGCCCATATCGCCAGTGCACACACCGCCGCCGTACGATGTGACGGTCAATGGATCTGGAGCGGGCAACAATACCGTCGGCAGCAAGCAGCTCCTGCAGAAGAGCGTCAGCACACCGATGCAGCAGGAGGATACGCCCAGGTTGCCGGTTTTCAACCGTCTTAGCTCCGGTGTGGAGGCCTACCAGCAGCAGTCCAATTTGGGACTCTAA